The DNA segment CTCGGCATCGGCAGCGCTGGCGATTCACACTCGACGCGAAACCCGTTCACTGCCGGCGAGCGTATTATGATGATTACCAAAGCCGTCCAGGAGTTCGATATTACGACGTATGCCGTCCCCATCGAAGACCTCGACCGAAACTCCGTCTGGGTAAGCCACGTCCAGAGTATGAGCCCGGATTTCGACGTCGCCTACTCGAACAACCCCCTGGTTATCCAGCTCTTTCGTGAAGCAAGCGTCGAGGTCAGAGAGTCCCCGATGTTCAAACGAGAAATCCTCGAGGGGACTGCCGTCCGCAAACGGATGATCGAAGACGAAAACTGGCAATCCCGCGTCCCGGACGCCGTCGTCGACGTCATCGACGAAATCGGTGGCATCGAGCGGATACAGATGGTTGCCGACGACGACTCCAACGGTCGATAGCAGCCCTCGAGCGATCGATTACGATTTCCGTCGTGAACTTTTTTGGGAACTGCCGTCTCTTGGTGCGTATGATTACACTCGCCTCTGACTTTGGCTCTCCGTACCCCGCGGCGATGAAAGGCGTCCTGCTCGAGCGAACCGATTCTGCTACGCGGCTGGTCGACCTCACCCACGAACTGCCGCGGGGAGACGTTCGCTCGAGTGCGTTCTGGCTTCGCGAGATCCTCCCGTACGTTCCGCCAGCGATTCATCTCGTCGTCGTCGATCCCGGTGTCGGCACGGATCGACGAGCGATTGTCGTCAATGCGGGCGATCACCGGCTGGTGGGCCCCGACAACGGCGTCTTACTGCCGGTTGCGCGACGTCTGGTGGGCAATGCCGAACAGCATTCGGATATCGAGTCGGCTGACGACCCAGCAGCAGACGTCGAGGCGTACGTCGTCGACGAATCAGCACTCGAGACTCCTGTTCCCACGGGCGGCAAAGCGGAAGCCGCCGGAAGCACTACCTTCCACGGTCGGGACGTATTTGCCCCGATTGCGGCTGCCCTCGAGGAGACGAGTCAGTCGCTCGAGACGCTCCCCTGGCTCAGTCCGCTTTCGGAGCCGATCGACTGTAGGCTCCCAACGGCTGCAACCGACGGCGACACCGCCGACGCGACGGTGCTCGCTGTCGACGATTTCGGCAACGTGATTACGAACGTTCCAGGTCGCTTCCTCGAGGGGGTCGACAGGGTGCTGGTAGATGACGAGCGCGTCCCAGTTGGGGAGACGTTTGCCTCCGTCGAGCGCGGCGAACCGGTCGCGCTCGTGGGGAGTCACGGCTACGTCGAACTCGACGTGAACGATGGGCGTGGCTCGGAGGCGTTCGGCCTGTTTGTCGATGAACACGTCACTCTCGAGCGTCTCGAGAGCCCCTGATAGCCAAGTTTCTCACTGTCTCCCTGATAGCCAGTGTTCTCACTGACAGTCCACGTTATGCCGGTGTTGGTGTGCGTTTCGGGTCGATGACGATCTCGCCGTCGGCACGGACCGTAACGTCACACTGTGCGAAACTGAACGATATCGCCCCGTCGCCGACGCGTGGTTCGTCACCGCGCCAGTGGACGAACAGTTCGTTGAGTGCGTCGGGATTGACACACTCGTGGAGCGCCTCGAGATCTTCCGGCTCTTTTCCGAGGACGGAAGAAACCGCCATCAGCAAGGCGGTGCTTACCGGTTCGTACTCCCCCATGTCACACCAGGTGTGATACGTCCCCCCACAATCGTCGTAGTAGACCGGCCGCTCATCAGGTCCCCCGATCTGTGTCAGTCGGTCAATTGGTGGATTGTGGGACATTACAAACGGAAGTTACGACTTGTTAACACTTAACATTGTTGGCCCACAGAGACCGTCTCGAGCCCTGAAATAGAAAGGAAGGTGATCCGCTTATTCGGCAGCGATAACGTCGTCGATACGGACGATCATGGTGGCGGCTTCGGTGGCACTTTCGACGGCTTCGCGTTTCACGTCGGCGGGGTCGACGACGCCGTATTCGACCGGGTCGTCGATGGTAACGGTTTCACCGTCGGTAATAAGGCCGGCGCGCCCCTCGGCTTCGTGGGCTGCGCGCAGGTCGACCAGCGAGTCGATTGGGTCCTGGCCGGTGTTGCCGGCGAGCGTCCGTGGGATGATGTCCATGGCGTCGGCGAACGCCGTCACGGCGAGCTGTTTGCGGCCTTCGATACCGGCAGCAGCCGAGCGGACGTGGTCGGCGATAGCGATTTCGGTTGCGCCAGCACCGGGCACGACCTCACCGCTCTCGAGGGCGGTCGAGGCGACGTCGAGAGCGTCACCGATGGCGCGCTCGAGTTCGTCGGCGACGTGGTCGGTTCCGCCACGAACGAAGACGGTGACGGCTTCGGCGGCAGCACCGCCTTCGACGAACGCGAGTTCGTCGTCGCCGTAGGCTTCACTGCGGACGCGGTCGGCGTGACCGAACGCTTCTTCCGTGAGGTCTTCGAGCGCACCGACACGTCGGGCACCGGTGGCATTGGCGACTTTGCGGGCTTTCTTGTTGCTGATGTCGTCGAAGGTCAGGATTCCTTCGCTGGCGAGCAGCGAGGCGACGCGGTCGTCGACGCTGTCGGTGGTAAAGAGCACGTCGACGCCGCTGTCGATGACGTCCTGGGCGTACTGGCGGAGTTCGGCCTCTTCGTGGTCGAGGGCGGCGGTGAGCTGGTCCATGGAGTCGATGGAGTACTCCGCGTCGACCTCGCCGGTGCGGACGCCGAGTTCGACGTCGAGAATACCGATTGAGGCGTCTTCGATGACGGTTGGCATCTCGTCGTGGGCCGGCTCTTCGTCGATGATGATCCCGGAGACCAGTTCGGTCGCACTCGAGGAAGCGCCGACCTGGGTGTGGACCTCGATGTTGTCTCGGGCGACGCCCTCGTCGCTGTCGACGTGGCGGACGGCTTCGACGACAGTCTCTGCCAGGGCTTCGGGTGTGAGTCCACCGGTGCCCTTGCCAGTCATACTGGATTCGGCGACCTGGACGAGCAGTTCGTCGTCGACTTCGACGTTGAGTACCTGTTCGTCGATGGCTTCGAGGGCGATGCGAGCAGCCTCGTGGTAGCCTTCGACGATCGTCGTCGCGTGGACGTCCTGTTCGATGAGATCCTCGGCTTCGGCGAGCAACGTTCCGGAGAGAACCGAGGCCGTCGTCGTCCCGTCACCGACCTCGTCCTCCTGGGACTCGGCGACTTCGACGATCATCTGGGCAGCCGGGTGCTCGATGTCCATCTCGTTGAGGATGGTCGCGCCGTCGTTCGTGATGACGACGTTCCCGCTCGAGTCGACGAGCATTTTGTCCATCCCTCGCGGCCCAAGTGTCGTCCGTACGGCTTCGGAGACCGCTTTGCCGGCCATGATGTTGGACGACTGGGCATCCCGCCCCTGGGTTCGCTTGCTATCCTCGCTCAGAATGAACATAGGCTGTCCGCCCATGCGTCGCTGTTGTGCCATATATGATTCCTCATTACTTGTATCGTCAGCACTTCTATAAAACTGTTTCGGTGCCACCTCGCTCCC comes from the Natronosalvus amylolyticus genome and includes:
- a CDS encoding nicotinamide-nucleotide adenylyltransferase; translation: MTRGFYIGRFQPYHNGHHTMVERIADDVDELVLGIGSAGDSHSTRNPFTAGERIMMITKAVQEFDITTYAVPIEDLDRNSVWVSHVQSMSPDFDVAYSNNPLVIQLFREASVEVRESPMFKREILEGTAVRKRMIEDENWQSRVPDAVVDVIDEIGGIERIQMVADDDSNGR
- a CDS encoding SAM hydrolase/SAM-dependent halogenase family protein yields the protein MITLASDFGSPYPAAMKGVLLERTDSATRLVDLTHELPRGDVRSSAFWLREILPYVPPAIHLVVVDPGVGTDRRAIVVNAGDHRLVGPDNGVLLPVARRLVGNAEQHSDIESADDPAADVEAYVVDESALETPVPTGGKAEAAGSTTFHGRDVFAPIAAALEETSQSLETLPWLSPLSEPIDCRLPTAATDGDTADATVLAVDDFGNVITNVPGRFLEGVDRVLVDDERVPVGETFASVERGEPVALVGSHGYVELDVNDGRGSEAFGLFVDEHVTLERLESP
- a CDS encoding HalOD1 output domain-containing protein, whose protein sequence is MSHNPPIDRLTQIGGPDERPVYYDDCGGTYHTWCDMGEYEPVSTALLMAVSSVLGKEPEDLEALHECVNPDALNELFVHWRGDEPRVGDGAISFSFAQCDVTVRADGEIVIDPKRTPTPA
- the thsA gene encoding thermosome subunit alpha; translation: MFILSEDSKRTQGRDAQSSNIMAGKAVSEAVRTTLGPRGMDKMLVDSSGNVVITNDGATILNEMDIEHPAAQMIVEVAESQEDEVGDGTTTASVLSGTLLAEAEDLIEQDVHATTIVEGYHEAARIALEAIDEQVLNVEVDDELLVQVAESSMTGKGTGGLTPEALAETVVEAVRHVDSDEGVARDNIEVHTQVGASSSATELVSGIIIDEEPAHDEMPTVIEDASIGILDVELGVRTGEVDAEYSIDSMDQLTAALDHEEAELRQYAQDVIDSGVDVLFTTDSVDDRVASLLASEGILTFDDISNKKARKVANATGARRVGALEDLTEEAFGHADRVRSEAYGDDELAFVEGGAAAEAVTVFVRGGTDHVADELERAIGDALDVASTALESGEVVPGAGATEIAIADHVRSAAAGIEGRKQLAVTAFADAMDIIPRTLAGNTGQDPIDSLVDLRAAHEAEGRAGLITDGETVTIDDPVEYGVVDPADVKREAVESATEAATMIVRIDDVIAAE